The Clostridium beijerinckii genomic sequence AAAGAAGAATTTTTAATTAAAATGAATAAGATTGCACAAGAAGTTGTTGAGCTAACTGATTTAAAGTTGAATGAAATAGATCTATTTGAGTGTAAAGAAATTAATGAAAAATGTCTTTAATAAGTGTTTATTCTGTAATTTGATCGTGTTTCTAATGAAATTAATAAAATGTTTATAAGGATGATGAACTTATGTCAACATTAAAGAACTATGAAATTTATTGTGAATTCACAGATAGAAAAGTAAAAGTAAAAGAAAATTATATTTTAACTTGTGGAAAGATATTTCCTATAAGATGTTGTTATGTATTAGATGATGAAAGCAATATAAAAGAAATAATACATACTTGTAAGTATCGTGATAATGGTGAGTGTGTTTTAACTTAAAAGAATTATAATAATTTTGATATTCAGGGGGATGAGATGAGATGGATTTAGAAGAAAAATACAAAGATATAATTGAAGCATACACAAGAACAACTAAGGAAAATGATGAATTTGAGGATGGAAGTTATTCCTATAGAAAAAACAAGTTTAAGAGTAACTTTGAATACGGGGAATTTAACAAGGAGAATAGAAAGCTTAATAAGAGAAATAAAAATAAGAATTGGTCTTAAAGGGTTAATTTATCTGTTCATATTATTTGTTGTTACATATACAGTGTATTCTGGACTAAAAAAATATACAGCTATAAGCAGCTCCAAGTTAGAACTTAATTTGTGGCTGCTTTACTAATATTTCAGGTGAATCAAACATTGATTTTCTAGCATTCTAATGATAAAATATATTTAATTGTATTAAAATTATAAATATATATGTTGCGATTCACAATGCAAAATTTACAATTACGACTAAAATTCTTACAATATTTTTAGAATTATGATGAAGAATTATTTTTGTAACGTATATATAAAAAATGTTGATATTGGAACTTTAAGTAGTTCCTTTTTATATGATCGTTTTAAGTATTTGAAGTTGCTTATATAGCTGATCAATTGGAACTAATTAATCATTAGTCCTAATTGATCTGTTTTGTTTAAAGATTTGAATATGAGATTAAGTTTTTATTATATTAATATAAGTACAAAGAAGTGGTCTTAAATATATTAATTAGCTTAATATATTAAAATTCTCTTATTTATAGAAAGCATATAATGAGATGGTAGTTATCTGATTTTTTACTATGTCTTTATCATATGTTTTTATTTATGTGCATTATTATATTTATAAATTATTTAGATAAGTATAACAGGTGATATTTGGAAGGGGTTATAGAAATTGTGTATCTGAGGAGCAGAAGCTTTGCATATTCATATTAAAAAATAGATATTTTAAAATAAGAATTTTAAGGGTATAGATGAGGGGTTAAGTAAAATTGAGAAAGAAATATATATATATACTATTTGGATTGATAATTATATTAATATTTTCTATAGGTTATTTTGTGAGTAAAAGTTTCTATAATAAATCGCCTCTAGTTGAAAATGGTTCTATAGATCTTTCGAATTGGGATTTTAATAAGGACGGAAATGTAAAATTAGATGGATATTGGGAGTTCTATCCTAATGAACTTTTATCTCCTTCAGATATTAATAATGAAGTGGAATTACATAAGGTTTATATTAATACTCCTGGTGCATGGAGAAACCAAATTCCAAATAATGTGATATCTGATAAAGGAATTGGAACTTACAGAGTAAAAATTAAGATAAATAAAAGTGTCTTAATGTATGGTATAAAGACTACACATATACGGTCAGCAAACAAAATATTTGTGAACGGAAAAGAAATTGGACAAAGAGGTAACCCAAAGCCAAGTTTTGAAGAAGGATATTTCTCAGATATTCAACGGACTGTTACATGCTTTAAGCCAGAAGGAGATACTTTAGATATTGTCATTCAGGTAGCAAATTTAGATAATTCTAGTGGAGGTATAATCCAAAGTGTTTTCTTCGGAGATTATGAAGAGATATTAGATTACTATATCATATTTATTGTATTAGATATAGCCAATATATTAATTTTGGGGATTTTTGGGGTGTACTACATTGGAATTTATTTAAAAAATATTAAACAAAAGAAATTTTTGTATATTGGAAGCGTATGTATAATTTATGTTTTTGTTTCATCCACAGTAAACGAAAAGATATTTAATAAAATTTTTTCGTTTATGCCGTATTTTTGGATTTTGAAGATAAAGCTAGCATTAATAAGTTTGAGTATATATCTTGCACTCTTATTTATACGGCAATATGGCAATGATTTTGTTACTAGAAAAAACATGAAATTAGCAAAGTATATAATTTTTGCTAGTATTTTTACAGTTTTGCTAATACCAATGGACCTTGTAGGATTATTTGAAAATATAATTGATACAATAAATATATTAATTTCTGTTCTTGTAGCTTTTTCAATTATGAAAGCAATTTATCATAAAAGATATGGAGAATTGGGGAAAAAAGGAACAATACTTTTGCTTTGCGGAGTTATTGCGGCTCTAACTCAATATTGTATTTTTGTATTATACTATTGTTCGATAATTAAGAGCAGTGTAATTCCTTTTGTTACATACTTTATTTTCTTACTTGCGTTTTTGGTTATTATTTTGAAACAGCATATAAATGCATATAATAAAATTCAGACAATAAATAGCGATCTAATATCATTAGACAAGTTAAGAAATGAATTTTTAATCAGCACTTCCCATGAGTTTAAAACTCCTTTGCATGGAATAATAAATATTGCTCAGGCTATTTTAAATAAAAACGATAGAAATACAGCAAAGGTAGATGAGAATTTAGCATACATAATATCTACAACGACAAGATTATCAAGCCTTGTAAATGATATAATTGACTTTCAAAGTATACAGAATGAAGAGCTTAAGGTTAATAAAGAAGTATTTGATATTAATGGTGTTGTACAGGCAGTGTTTGATATTTTGGCTTATATGAGAAAGAATGAAGAGATACAGTTAATTAATAGTGTACCAATTGGAGAATATTATGTTTATACAGATGAAAATAGGTTTAAGCAAATTTTGTTTAACCTTATAGTTAACTCTTTGAAATATACTGAAAATGGATTTATTAAAATTAAAGCTGAAGTAGCAGAAAAGAATTATATTAATATAACAATTGAAGATACAGGTATAGGCATTGATGAAAAGTATCATGATGAAATATTTGAAAGAAACATTGACATAGATAAAGATGTTTTTAATGGAATATTTCCGTCTGGGCTTGGACTTTCTATTTCTAAGTTGCTTGCATCTAGAATTGGTGGGGAACTGTATCTGAAGTGGTCAGAACCAGATGAAGGCTCAATATTTGTTGTAAAGATACCTAAAGCAAACGAAAATAGTTATATCATTAGACAAGAGCAGGATATTGAAAATAATATCACTACTTCAAGGAGAGATGAAAAACTTAGTGCTAATATATTGTGTGAACCAACTGAAACTAAAAACAATGGAGAAAAGCTAAAGATTTTACTTGTTGATGATGATGTATGCAATATCAAAGTTTTACAAGAAATATTTTATGACAGTAATTATGAAACTTTAGTTGCATATAACGGGGTAAATGCCTTAGAATTAGTTAAAAAACATAAAGATATATCAATTGTATTACTTGATGTAATGATGCCAGGATTATCTGGCTATGATGTGTGTAAAAGGATAAGAAAAGAGTACAAGCTATTTGAACTTCCAATATTACTTTTAACGGTCAGAAGTACACCAGACGACATAGCGTTGGGATTTGAAGCAGGTGCTAATGATTTTTTAACCAAACCTTTTAATTTTATGGAATTAAAAGCTAGAGTAATAACTCTTCAAAAAATGAGAATCGCAGTAAAAGAAGCTTTGAAAATGGAAACTGTATTTTTACAATCTCAGATAAGGCCTCATTTTTTGTATAATACTTTAAGTGTTATTGTTTCTCTGTGCTATAGAGATGGAAAAAAGGCAGGAGAGCTTCTTGGAGAATTGAGTAAATATTTACGTTTCGCCTTTGATATAGACCCTTACAATTCGTTTATAAGCTTGAAGGAAGAAATATCTTTTGTAAAATCTTATGTGAAATTAGAGAAGGCTAGGTTTGGAGAAAGACTTACATTTGAATTTGATGTTGATGAAGAGTGCTTGAAAAATACCATTCCAGCATTAGTTATACAGCCTCTAGTAGAAAATTCAATACGTCATGGCTTAGTGAAACGCATTTCTGGCGGTAGAGTAAAGATATCTATTAAGAAAAGTAATGATTATATTAAAATTGTAATACAGGATGATGGGATAGGTATAGATGCTGATAAGTTGAAGGGATTATTGGACGATAGCGTGTCCATAAATAGTGGATTGAAAAATGTTAACAAAAGACTGATAAATGAGTATGGACAGGGTATAATTATCGAAAGTAAGATAGGGCAAGGAACTACTGCTACAATAAATATACCTATGAAATTAGATATATAAGAGCAAGGGATGAAGTTATGATTAAAGCAATGGTTGTAGATGATGAAACTTTAACTAATGATCATATTTGTGAATTAATTAGGGATACA encodes the following:
- a CDS encoding ATP-binding protein; its protein translation is MSKSFYNKSPLVENGSIDLSNWDFNKDGNVKLDGYWEFYPNELLSPSDINNEVELHKVYINTPGAWRNQIPNNVISDKGIGTYRVKIKINKSVLMYGIKTTHIRSANKIFVNGKEIGQRGNPKPSFEEGYFSDIQRTVTCFKPEGDTLDIVIQVANLDNSSGGIIQSVFFGDYEEILDYYIIFIVLDIANILILGIFGVYYIGIYLKNIKQKKFLYIGSVCIIYVFVSSTVNEKIFNKIFSFMPYFWILKIKLALISLSIYLALLFIRQYGNDFVTRKNMKLAKYIIFASIFTVLLIPMDLVGLFENIIDTINILISVLVAFSIMKAIYHKRYGELGKKGTILLLCGVIAALTQYCIFVLYYCSIIKSSVIPFVTYFIFLLAFLVIILKQHINAYNKIQTINSDLISLDKLRNEFLISTSHEFKTPLHGIINIAQAILNKNDRNTAKVDENLAYIISTTTRLSSLVNDIIDFQSIQNEELKVNKEVFDINGVVQAVFDILAYMRKNEEIQLINSVPIGEYYVYTDENRFKQILFNLIVNSLKYTENGFIKIKAEVAEKNYINITIEDTGIGIDEKYHDEIFERNIDIDKDVFNGIFPSGLGLSISKLLASRIGGELYLKWSEPDEGSIFVVKIPKANENSYIIRQEQDIENNITTSRRDEKLSANILCEPTETKNNGEKLKILLVDDDVCNIKVLQEIFYDSNYETLVAYNGVNALELVKKHKDISIVLLDVMMPGLSGYDVCKRIRKEYKLFELPILLLTVRSTPDDIALGFEAGANDFLTKPFNFMELKARVITLQKMRIAVKEALKMETVFLQSQIRPHFLYNTLSVIVSLCYRDGKKAGELLGELSKYLRFAFDIDPYNSFISLKEEISFVKSYVKLEKARFGERLTFEFDVDEECLKNTIPALVIQPLVENSIRHGLVKRISGGRVKISIKKSNDYIKIVIQDDGIGIDADKLKGLLDDSVSINSGLKNVNKRLINEYGQGIIIESKIGQGTTATINIPMKLDI